The uncultured Devosia sp. sequence ATGGCGCGCCCAGTAGTCGGGGCTGGTGGCATCTGCCGCAGACAGGGTCTGGCCGGTGACATTGGAAATGATGCGGATGGTGGGCGGGTTCAGCCTGATGCTGGCGAGGAAGGCGCGGAAGGGCGCGAGGATCGGCTCGAGCATGCGCGAATGGGCAGCCACGTCGATGGTGATGCGGCTGGCGTCTATCCCCTGTGCCTTGAGGCTTTCGGCAAAGCGATCAAGCGCCTCGTCCGGCCCCGAGACGACGCACAGGCCCGGCGCATTGACCGAGGCCATGTCGAGTTCTTCCGGCAGGAGGGTACGCAATTGCGCTTCCCCGACCGGCACGGACAGCATGCCGCCCTGGGGCAGGGTTTCGAACAGCTCGCCCCGCAGGCGAACCAGATTGACGGCATCCCTGAAGCTCAGCACGCCGGCAAGGCAGGCGGCGGCATTTTCGCCCATGGAATGGCCGATCAGCGTCTTGGGCGTAATGCCTCGCGCCATCCAGAGACGGGCCAGGGCCACTTCGATGATGAGAATGGCCGGGAGCTGGATCGCGGGGCGCAGCAGACGTGGATCGGGCGCCGCCGCATCGAGCCAGGCCGCGCGCAATTCATCGGCCGCGCCCGGAGGCAGATAGCCGATGCCTTCGTCGACCACGCGCCGGAACTCTGGCTCCCTGCCATAGAGATCGCGGGCCATGCCGTGATGCTGGGCACCGCCGCCGGGGAAAAGAAAGACGGCGCCCGAGGCGTTGTCGAGCGCTGAATGGGCAAAGACGCGCTTCAGTTCGGGCGTCATCAGGGCATGGGCCGCGTCGGCATGGTCGCGCACGGCGAGTGCGGCGCGGTGCTCGAAGGCTTCGCGCCCCTGCAGCAGCGTATGGGCAATGTCGGCGAGCGGAAGCGCGGCATTGTCGCGGATGAATTCGCCGAGCTTGATCTGGGCCGCGTCGAGCGCCTTGCGGCTCTTGGCGGCAGACAGGAGCATGGTCGGCTCGCTGCTGGCAGCCGTGGTGGATACCGCGACGGCGGGCGGCTGTTCGATGACCACGTGGGCATTGGTGCCGCCGACGCCGAGCGAGTTGACCCCGGCGCGGCGCGGCGCGGTGGAGGGCCACTCGGTCAGCCGGTCATTGACGACGAAGGGGCTATTGGCGAAATCGATCGACGGATTGGGCTTTTCGAAGCCGAGCGTGGGCGGGATCTTGCCATGCTTGACGGTCAGCGCCGCCTTGATCAGGCTGACCACGCCGGCCGCCGTATCGAGGTGGCCGATATTGGACTTGACCGAGCCGACGCGGCAGAAATTGCGGCGCGTCGTGCCAAGGCGAAAGGCTTCCGTCAGGGCCTGGATTTCGATGGGATCGCCGAGATAGGTGCCGGTGCCGTGGCATTCGACATAGCCGATCGTGTCGGGCGAAATGCCGGCAAGCCCCTGGGCCTCGATGACGGCTTCGGCTTGGCCGGTCACGCTGGGCGCGAGATAGCCGGCCTTGCTGGCGCCGTCATTGTTGATGGCCGAAGCCTTGATGACCGCATGGATCGTGTCGCCATCGGCAATGGCGTCCGACAGGCGACGCAGCACGACGACGCCGGCACCGCTGCCGAAGACCGTGCCGGCGGCGCGATGATCAAAGGCGCGGCAATGCCCGTCGGGCGAGAGGATTTCGCCATCCTGATAGCTGTAACCGCGGCGATGGGGCTGTTCGATGGTGACGCCACCGGCCAGCGCCATATCGCATTCGCCATTCAACAGGCTCTGGGCCGCATAATGCACGGCGACCAGCGAGGACGAGCAGGCGGTCTGGATATTGACGCTGGGCCCACGCAGGTCGAACGTGAAGGACACGCGGGTCGAGAGGAAGTCCTTGTCATTGCCGGTATGGCGCAGCAGGAACATGCCGGTCTGCTCGACCAGTTCGCGATCGCTGCAGACGTTGAAATAAAAGTAGCTCCCCATGCCGCTGGCGGCAAAGACGCCAACCGGCCCCTGCTGCCGGCTCGGCATGCGGCCGGCATCCTCGAGCGCCTCCCAGGCGCATTCGAGAAAATGGCGCTGCTGGGGGTCCATGACCGCTGCCTCCTTGGGGCTCAGCCCAAAAAAGTCGGCGTCGAACTGTTCCATCTCCGACAGGTCGGAGGTGCGCGGGACATAATTGGGCTCATGGACCGGATCGCCGGCGCGTTCGGCTTCGGCCAATTCCTCCTGCGTCAGCGGGCGGATGGACTCCACGCCAGCCACAAGATTGGACCAGAAGGCGGAGACGGTGTTGGCGCCCGGCACGCGCAGGGCCATGCCAACAATGGCGATGTCACTCGCGGAAATCTCAGAAGCGTCCAGCATCGCGATTGCCCCCTGTCATGCAGGCAGGACCTCGTACCCCACCCTGCATGACCAAGTTCTACAGCAATCAAAACAAGCAATAAACGCCCTCATAACCAAACGTTACCGAATTGGTTACTTTGTGAGGGCGGATCAATTTTCCGAATGACAATTCACCGCGCGCGAAATATCGCGGGCAGAGGATGCAGATCGGCCGGAGGTCCGGGTTATTTGTATTCGATCAGCGTCGAGCGTTTCCCGCGGAGCCGGTCGAAATGATACCTGGCAATGCCCTGGGTCTCGGCGAACTTACCGAGGGTGAAGAAAAAGGCATTGCGCCAACTGGCGGGCGACGCCGCGCCTTGCCGCATGGACTGACGCGCGATAGTGGCCGGATAGGCGAGCAACAGGCCAAGCGACCATGGCGTAACGAGACTCCCCAATGCCGCCACCGGGGCGATGGCTGACCAGCCAAGCGCCCGCGTGACATTGCGCTGCCAGATGCGCCTGGGCGAGTGGCGATGCAGCCAGGACACTTCGGCAAAGGCATGACCGCCCCGTGTGGCGCGGCGCCACCATTGGCCGAGGCTGGTGATATTGGCGTCATGCAGGGTCATTTCCTGCCGCAGCCGCCAGATCGTCCAGCCCTGCTCGCGCAGGCGCAGGCAGAGTTCGGGCTCTTCTCCCGCGATCAGGCTGTCCCGGAAACCACCCACGGCGGAAAAGGCGCTGGTCCTCACCAGGAAATCACCGCCGCTTTCAAGGATTGCGCCGACCGGCCCGTCCCATTCGTCATCGCACATGGCATTGTAGATCGAACGGTCGGGAAACTTCTCGCGCCGCCGGCCACAGACCAGAGCGACATCCGGCTTCTCGTCGAGAAACCCCGTCGCGGCATCGATCCAGCCGGGGTCGAGCATGCAGTCGCCATCGACGAACTGCACGAATTCCGGCCCCGGATGGCGCTGCAGCAGGGCCGCATAACCGGCATTGCGAGCCCGCGCGGCCGTGAAGGGGCGGCTCAGGTCGAGATCGAGCACTTCGACACCCGCCGCTGCGGCCTTGGCCTGGCTGCCATCATTGGAGCCTGAATCGACATAGACGACGCTGCCGGCCAAAGCGCCCAGCGAGGCGAGGCAATCGAGAAGGCGCTGCCCCTCGTTGCGGCCGATGACGACCGTGCCGACACGATGTCCCGTGCCCGTCATTTGCTGCCGCGCGCCAGCCGATGGGCCAGGAAATCCCGCACGAGGAAGGGCGGATCGATATTGTCGCGCCGCTCCACCAGCTGTCGCAGGTGCCAGACGGCTTGGCCCGCAATCCAGCCGGCATCCGCCAGCAGGCTGCCCCAGCGGCCATGATGCTTGGCGAAGTAGCGGCGGCGCGAATTGAACCAATAGGTCGGCCGCCGCACGGCGCGCTTCTTCCTGTCGCTCACCCCGGTGGACTGGCCACAGAGATGGACAACGCGGCTCTTGGGCTCGGTCCAGCAGGTCCAGCCGGCATCGACGGCGCGGCGGCAGAAATCGAGTTCCTCGTAATAGAGGAAATATTCCTCATCCAGCATGCCGATCTGATCGAAGACCTTGCCGCGGACCAGCATGGAGGCGCCGGAGACCCAATCGACCTGGACCGGAGACTGGTCGAAGGACGGAGCGACGCACCAGCGTCGCAGGAGACGCGAAATGGGCCCGACGCGCGCCTCGCCGTCCAATTCGCTCATCGCCGAAGGGAAACGGAAGGAACAGGCCTGGCGCGTACCGTCCGGGTCTTCGAGCGAGCTCCCCACCATGCCGACTTCCGGATGGTCGGCCAGAAACTGCACCAGCGCGCCGACGGCACCGGGGCGGACATAGGTGTCGGGGTTGAGCAGGAGATAACTGTGCGCCCTGCCCCACCGGGCATCGGCCGCCTCGATCGCGCGATTATTGCCATAGGCGAAGCCGCCATTCCGCGGCAGATCGAGCACGGCGGCGCGGTCGCCCCAGTGGTTGGCCTCGATCGCATCGGCCAGCAACTGGGTGGAGCCGTCGCCGGACACGGCATCGACGATCATCATCCGCCCTTGCTGGGGAAAGGATGGATCGGCCATGACAGAGGCAAGACAATCGAGTGCCAGCGGGCCAGTTTTGTAATTAACGACAACAATCGTCAAATCGAGCATGGCGCAATCCGGGATTTTATAATGCCAGATTTATCATGAATTCGCCCCGATCACAGCCACGGCGAACAGATCATTGTATTTGGGTAAATTTGCCAATCACCCAAACCTCTGTCGCATCACATTAACCATGTTCCAAGTCATGTTTCGCCGGCCTCA is a genomic window containing:
- a CDS encoding glycosyltransferase family 2 protein, which codes for MLDLTIVVVNYKTGPLALDCLASVMADPSFPQQGRMMIVDAVSGDGSTQLLADAIEANHWGDRAAVLDLPRNGGFAYGNNRAIEAADARWGRAHSYLLLNPDTYVRPGAVGALVQFLADHPEVGMVGSSLEDPDGTRQACSFRFPSAMSELDGEARVGPISRLLRRWCVAPSFDQSPVQVDWVSGASMLVRGKVFDQIGMLDEEYFLYYEELDFCRRAVDAGWTCWTEPKSRVVHLCGQSTGVSDRKKRAVRRPTYWFNSRRRYFAKHHGRWGSLLADAGWIAGQAVWHLRQLVERRDNIDPPFLVRDFLAHRLARGSK
- a CDS encoding glycosyltransferase yields the protein MTGTGHRVGTVVIGRNEGQRLLDCLASLGALAGSVVYVDSGSNDGSQAKAAAAGVEVLDLDLSRPFTAARARNAGYAALLQRHPGPEFVQFVDGDCMLDPGWIDAATGFLDEKPDVALVCGRRREKFPDRSIYNAMCDDEWDGPVGAILESGGDFLVRTSAFSAVGGFRDSLIAGEEPELCLRLREQGWTIWRLRQEMTLHDANITSLGQWWRRATRGGHAFAEVSWLHRHSPRRIWQRNVTRALGWSAIAPVAALGSLVTPWSLGLLLAYPATIARQSMRQGAASPASWRNAFFFTLGKFAETQGIARYHFDRLRGKRSTLIEYK